DNA from Arthrobacter sp. FW305-BF8:
AGTCGGCGGGGTCGGTGCCGGGGACGAACGTGGTGTCCACGCCGAAACGGCGCAGGGTCACGTCGAGCTGGGTGACCGTGCCGCCGTAGAGCTGGGATGCCGCGACGATGTGGTCACCGGCCTGGGTGAGGGCGGCGAAGGTGATGAACTCCGCGGCCATGCCCGACGACGTCGCAACAGCGCCGATGCCACCCTCCAGCGAGGCGATGCGCTCCTCGAACGCGGCCACCGTCGGGTTGCCGATGCGGGAGTAGATGTTGCCGTACTTCTGCAGCGCGAAAAGGTTGGCGGCATCCTGGGTGTCCTTGAATACGAAGGACGTGGTCTGGTAAATCGGAACGGCACGGGCGCCGTGCTCGGCGTCGGGAGTGCCGCCGGCATGCAGGGCGCGGGTGCGGAATCCGAATTTGCGGTCAGCCACTAGACAGTCACCAGCCCGGTGGTTGAGCCCGCCGAAGCCACCGGCGTCTGGGACAGGTCCAGCTCGGCGCCATGCTTGCGGGCCAGGTCGGCCTCAAGTTCCCGGACGATGGGCAGGATGTCCTGGCCGAAGGCGGCGACCTCCTCCTGGAAGTGCAGGTAGCAGGTCAGGAATAGGTTCACGCCGATCTTCTTGTACTCGACGATGCGCTCGGCGATCTGCTCGGGGGTGCCGATCAGCTGCGTTTTGAAGCCGTCGTTGTACTGGATCAGGTCCTCGAACTTGGAGTCAGCCCACATGCCCTTGCCGTCCTTGGTGGACGCGCCGGCTTCCTGCACAGCGTCCCGGAAGCCCTGGACGGCCGGCTTGTGCGCCTTCTCCACGATCTCGCGGAGGGTGTCGCGGGCTTCCTTCTCGGAGTCACGCGCAATGACGAAGCCGTTGAGGCCAAACCTTGGGGCGGCCAGTTGCCCTTCCGTGCCGCGCTTGGTCTCGCCCGAAGCAGCGACGACGCCGGCGATGTTTTCCTTGAAGCCTTCAAGGTCCTTGCCGTTGGAGAAGTACCAGTCGGCGACGCGGCCTGCGGTGGCCTGGGCCGCCGTGGAGTTTCCGCCGAAGAAGATCTCCGGGTGGGCGCGGCCCGGAACGTCCACGGGGGCAGGGTTCAGGGTGAAGTCCGTGATGTTGTAGTACTTGCCGGCCTGGCTGTACTCCTTCTCGGTCCACAGCCCGCGCAGCACCCTGATGAATTCCTCGGTGCGGACGTAGCGTTCGTCATGCTCCAGCCATTCGAGGCCAAAGTTGGTGAACTCGTTCTTCAGCCAGCCGGAAACGATGTTGACGGCCGCTCGGCCGTTCGAAATGTGGTCGGCGGTGATGATGTACTTGGCCAGCACGCCGGGGTGCCACATACCCGGGTGGACGGCGGCGATCACCTTGAGGCGTTCGGTGGCGGCGAGCAGGGCGAGGCTGAAGGACGTCGCCTCGTGCTGCTTGTCCGCCCCGTAGGATGCGGCGTAGCGGGTCTGGGTCAGGGCGTATTCGAAACCGGATTCCTCCGCGATGCGGGCCAGCTTCTTGTTGTAGTCGAAGTCCCAGCTGGTGCGCTGCTCAATGGTGGAGACCACCAGGCCGCCGGAGACGTTCGGCACCCAGTAAGCGAACTTCAGCGGTTCGGAAAGACGGGCTACGTTGCTGATGTCATTCATGAATTGTTCCTTTACTTCTGCCCGGAGTTGGGGTTTCCGGGGACGGCGGCAGCGCGGCTGTGTAGCGCTTTCTGGATACCGGCAATGGCCGGTTCGTTCTGGAGTGAGGTGGTGTCGCCCAGCGCGGTTCCCTCGAAAAGCTGGGT
Protein-coding regions in this window:
- the sfnG gene encoding dimethylsulfone monooxygenase SfnG → MNDISNVARLSEPLKFAYWVPNVSGGLVVSTIEQRTSWDFDYNKKLARIAEESGFEYALTQTRYAASYGADKQHEATSFSLALLAATERLKVIAAVHPGMWHPGVLAKYIITADHISNGRAAVNIVSGWLKNEFTNFGLEWLEHDERYVRTEEFIRVLRGLWTEKEYSQAGKYYNITDFTLNPAPVDVPGRAHPEIFFGGNSTAAQATAGRVADWYFSNGKDLEGFKENIAGVVAASGETKRGTEGQLAAPRFGLNGFVIARDSEKEARDTLREIVEKAHKPAVQGFRDAVQEAGASTKDGKGMWADSKFEDLIQYNDGFKTQLIGTPEQIAERIVEYKKIGVNLFLTCYLHFQEEVAAFGQDILPIVRELEADLARKHGAELDLSQTPVASAGSTTGLVTV